The window TATTCGTGATATTGCTTTAAAACCGCATTGTTAGGTGTATATTCATATTTCTGCTTATTAGTGAACACGCCGTGTAAATCCGTGCGTGCTTACTGTTCTTGTCTTTAAAACAAGTGTTTCCTTCCGTGTTCTAGAAACATCTCTAATCTCGAATGCATGCCTCATAAAGTAGGATTTATTTCGGAGCCGCAGTTAGCACTGATGCCGTGTGCTTACTGCATACTGGAAGCTCTGTCCACCAAAAGAACATAGCACCTTCAGATTATACTCCTCTGCACATTGGGCTAAAACGATGTTTTAGAGTCGGAGGATAAGCACTGGGTTAGGTTGGCCACAGCTCTGTGGGATATTCTAGTGGAAGCTCGTTATTATGTAACGCGATCAGCCCTGAGAGCTGCGTGTCTCTGACGCCAAACTGCTTACAGCACGCACACTGACGTCGACAGGGCtgcctcccccccccccccactcttGCCTCCAGAGCAAACTGTTGCCGACGATTATGAACAGGTTCTAGCCTAAATGTAACTCAAACAAATCTTCACTATGCAGCAATACGAGCAGACTAATATCCTTCATCTTTGTGGCTGACGTATGGTccagtttttgttttcttgcgTTTATAAACATGCAATCCaaataaaaccattaaaatgattttatgttTTGATAAGTATGCAGTCaatacttttattataaaaaattaaagagcAGACTTTGTCCATGAggttccaaaaaaaacaaaaaaaaaaaacagtttttacttGGTTAGTTGAACACAAGGGCACCTGATGGTGATACATGGTGGATGATTACTCCGCTTTTTTAACATGGctctctttgctttttttctccaaagGAACTGGATCACTCATCTGTGGAAGGAGACCTTTCCTCAGCAACCAGCACTTTGTTCCTTTGCCTGGCTCCAGCTGAACCTTGTATCGTGCGAGGCTTGATACCACGTGAGATTTCAAGCGGCTTTTGGAAAATACTAATATTTTGCACCTGGTCAGTTTAGCAGCTATGCAGCTTGAAATCCAAGTAGCACTCAACTTTATCATTTCTTACTTGTACAATAAGCTGCCACGGCGTCGCGTCAACATTTTTGgtgaggagctggagcggcaGCTAAAACAGAAGTACGAGGGACATTGGTACCCGGACAAGCCATACAAAGGGTCTGGGTTCCGCTGTATTCACGTGGGGGAGAAAGTGGACCCAGTCGTTGAGCAAGCAGCCAAAGAGAGTGGGTTGGACATCGAAGATGTACGCAACAACCTGCCTCAGGATCTCAGCGTTTGGATCGATCCTTTTGAGGTGTCTTATCAAATTGGGGAAAAGGGACCTGTCAAGGTGCTCTATGTGGATGATAGCAATGAGAATGGGCTGGAGTTGGACAAGGAGATCAAGAACAGCTTTAACCCTGAGGCCCAGGTTTTCATGCCAATCACTGAGCCTGTGGGACCCTCACCCACATCCAGCTCACCGTCCCCTCCCTTCGGCCAATCGGCTACCGTCAGCCCCACCTTCATGCCCCGCTCCACCCAGCCTTTAACCTTTACCACTGCCACATTTGCTGCCACCAAATTTGGCTCCACCAAGATGAAGAGTAGTGGTCGCAATGGCAGCAAGGTGGCACGGAGCTCACCCACCAACCTGGGCTTGAATGTGAACAACCTCCTGAAGCAGAAAGCCATCTCCACTTCAATGCACTCACTCTATGGCCTTGGCTTGAGTggacagcagcagaagacctcTGCCCTGTCCCCGAATGCCAAGGAGTTTGTGTTCCCCAGCCTTCAGGGCCAGGGCAGTCCAAGTGCAATGTTCCCAGGAGAGAGTTCACTTGGCCTGAGTCTTAGCCCTCTCCAATACAGTAATGCCTTTGACGTGTTCGCCACCTATGGGGGGCTGAACGAGAAGTCCCTGATGGATGGCCTAAACTTCAGCTTGAGCAACATGCAGTATTCTAACCAGCAATTCCAGCCAGTAATGGCCAACTAGGAAACAAAGATGCTACTACAATGACCAGAGATATGTGACTGGAAGTTGGAAGAGGGGGTGcttattttctaaaattttgaaaaagtggaaaaaaatagtaaagagcaaaaaaaaaataaggaaaagctTACACGTTAACTGTACAGTCCCAGTGTACAAGTCAAAGAGCATGAGCCCGAGGGTGAAATACTTTGCCCCCTTgagttttttccttttgttattcttttttatgatGAAGCTTGTAGTACTACATGTCCAAGCTTGGTTACCTAAACtcaacattattgtttttttttgttttgttttttgccaaCCAagcacaaaattattttttattgactgTTTTAAGATAACTCTATGAGGAATTAAAACACAAGTCATGGCCTCTTACAGTATTTAAGATATAGCTGGACAGCCAATTTTCAAAGGATTGGCATAAATACTAAGTGGAAATTTCCTGGTCTTTTTTCtaattgtataatttaatttagtaCAGAGTTTGTAAAATATCAGAGTATATATTGTTTCTACAACATGGTATTGCATTTATATCTTTTTACTACTCCAGTGATCTGTGATGGCTGCAGCAGCTTttgtgttatttctttttttattgaaattgtAAAATGAATCCATCTTTAAAACATTGACTATTCTGAGGATTGTGTACAGAATATTCCGTAGTGGTGGGATTTAagaatatttgcttttttttggaaaaaagaaacaagagtTGTATTTTCTGTTAAAAGTTAAGATTTTTGCTATATTATGACAAAATGTAATCGTATATTAATTTTGTACCTACATTGTGCAATACTTGATAAAAACACGGTATAACAAAAGTATTGAGTCAGTGTCTTACATGTTAAGAGGGACTGATAGTTTATTAAGTTTGTATTAAAAttcttgaaaatattttcctgtcTAAATATTTATTCCAAAGAAATGCTAGGACTGTGTGTCTATCAGTGCATGATACAAGTGGAATCTTTCCAGGGTCTGCACACATTTTACTCTATTAACTTGTATGATATTTATGGAGCTACGATAAACTTAACACCATGTACACACTTGAATTCAAATTGTAGttgataaaattttttatgCTTGCATCAGATCCTACTTAAAGCTTCATTTTAAACCATATTCTGAAGTTCTTATGCATCAATtggcattttacatttttatatccaCAGTCTGTATACTAATCACATTATGTAAATAACATCTGTGGTAGTAAAGATTACATAAGTCTttacttaaaacaaaaaaaaacattttttttttaatgaacattcACTACaaggaaatgtatttaaatactaCAGTCCTGACTCTCCGGTTAAGTACTTCTTTGCTAATAGCTTTAATGTCCTTGAAATGTCAGGACAGGTTTGTTAGAACAAGCCTTGGTGGTAGGGAGGGGTGTTCCTTTGGCAGAGTATTGATGCACCCTCCAGGCTAATCTCATTTTGTCCCTACCCATGTGGCTCTGATATAGCCCTGTGTGGTTTGACAGATATATCAGAAGAGGTTGAGAATGGGGCTGGTCTTGCTAGGGCCTCCAGTCCTGGGTCCAGTTACCCCCCCTCAATGCTTACACAAACAGGTGGAGAGAGCAGTTCTTGGCAAGTTCTAAAAATGGCAACCTAGCATGACTTAATGGCTTCCCAACTACAAGAAGTAAATTT of the Clarias gariepinus isolate MV-2021 ecotype Netherlands chromosome 16, CGAR_prim_01v2, whole genome shotgun sequence genome contains:
- the tob1a gene encoding protein Tob1a, translated to MQLEIQVALNFIISYLYNKLPRRRVNIFGEELERQLKQKYEGHWYPDKPYKGSGFRCIHVGEKVDPVVEQAAKESGLDIEDVRNNLPQDLSVWIDPFEVSYQIGEKGPVKVLYVDDSNENGLELDKEIKNSFNPEAQVFMPITEPVGPSPTSSSPSPPFGQSATVSPTFMPRSTQPLTFTTATFAATKFGSTKMKSSGRNGSKVARSSPTNLGLNVNNLLKQKAISTSMHSLYGLGLSGQQQKTSALSPNAKEFVFPSLQGQGSPSAMFPGESSLGLSLSPLQYSNAFDVFATYGGLNEKSLMDGLNFSLSNMQYSNQQFQPVMAN